The Algoriphagus sanaruensis genome window below encodes:
- a CDS encoding prolyl oligopeptidase family serine peptidase, with protein MQNLKKWAWVIGVLFFIPATFAQQKRSLTHNDYDQWESLTSEKITKNGQYAGYQINPQEGDGRVEIFPIKNPSQKVIISRGTGFLFSHDDLYAIGKISPQKDSVRVLKLKKKKGDDLPKDSLFILSLSSGKIEKLARVKSYAMPAEKGNWLAILFEKETSKKEVAKDSVKSSVDSLAKVEKPKKTDGTRLLVRSLDGVKSWEFDRVKSYSFSPNGDFLQYTLAEEEKEDNAAVYLLSLSSGESQLVHEKMTTYSNVTFSPQSSTLAFISTDDSLKAKKPEHTLYIYTISKGAFSTQINKSSLGLSNYRISPDRGLRFSEDESRLFFGIAPDYKDFAYESDTTILEEERVSLDIWGWQDAEIQPMQLINKASEERKTYLTTIDLRDFSIAQLGTPEIEDVALENKITKDFALAWTDSPYRRNYSWDIQIGRDLYLVDFKSGTKTLIEKNVSGTPRLSPSGKYAYWYDSRDSSWVATDIPSNTKINLTKNLPVYFHDELHDSPSLPGSYGAEGWLEDDAAILINDRYDIWKIDPKNPAAAVNLTMGIGRKDHLTFRRESLKPDETSIDPNEELILSAFNEETKESGFYSTSYNGNQIPKKLILSAHRYFGLIKAKESKQVLVRRSTYQENPDLFISDLSFKSLSKASHLNPQQSEIKWGSAELVSYLTNDGTPLQGLLFKPENFDPEKKYPMMVYFYERSSDTFHNYRAPAPSRSTINIPYFVSNDYLVFVPDIKYDLGLPGPSAYDCIIPGVQAVIAKGGVDTENMAIQGQSWGGYQVAYLITRTNMFKAAGAGAPVVNMTSAYGGIRWGTGMSRMFQYEQTQSRIGGTLWEKPLYYLENSPLFTMDRVQTPVLIMHNDADGAVPWYQGIEMFMALKRLNKPAWLLQYNGEDHNLTQRKNAKDLSIRLSQFFDHYLKGAPAPLWMTEGLPAVEKGRTLKYELEN; from the coding sequence ATGCAAAATTTGAAAAAGTGGGCTTGGGTAATAGGGGTTTTGTTTTTTATTCCCGCGACGTTTGCGCAACAAAAACGCTCCCTAACCCACAATGATTATGATCAATGGGAAAGCCTCACCTCTGAAAAAATTACCAAAAATGGTCAATACGCGGGTTACCAGATTAATCCTCAAGAAGGTGACGGAAGGGTGGAAATTTTTCCTATAAAAAACCCGAGTCAAAAAGTGATCATTTCAAGGGGAACAGGTTTCCTTTTTTCGCACGACGATTTATATGCTATTGGAAAAATTTCTCCCCAAAAGGATTCTGTCAGGGTCTTAAAATTGAAAAAGAAAAAAGGGGACGATTTGCCCAAAGACAGTTTGTTTATTCTGAGTCTTTCTTCAGGCAAAATTGAAAAATTAGCCCGTGTAAAGTCCTATGCAATGCCAGCGGAAAAGGGAAATTGGCTAGCGATTTTATTTGAAAAAGAAACTTCAAAGAAAGAAGTAGCCAAAGATTCAGTAAAATCCTCAGTTGACTCTCTTGCGAAGGTTGAAAAGCCAAAGAAAACAGATGGCACCAGACTACTAGTCCGGTCTTTGGATGGGGTGAAATCTTGGGAGTTTGATCGTGTTAAATCGTATAGTTTTTCTCCCAATGGGGATTTTCTACAGTATACCTTAGCAGAAGAAGAAAAAGAGGACAATGCTGCGGTTTATCTATTGAGTCTTTCGAGCGGGGAAAGTCAACTGGTCCATGAGAAAATGACCACTTATTCCAATGTGACATTTTCACCTCAATCCTCAACCCTGGCATTCATTTCAACAGATGATTCCTTGAAGGCAAAGAAACCGGAGCACACCTTATATATATATACTATTTCCAAAGGCGCCTTTTCAACTCAAATTAATAAGTCTAGCCTTGGTTTATCTAATTACCGAATTAGTCCTGATCGAGGTTTGCGATTTTCGGAGGATGAATCACGACTATTTTTTGGAATAGCTCCAGATTACAAAGATTTTGCTTACGAATCCGATACGACAATTTTGGAGGAGGAAAGAGTCAGTTTGGATATCTGGGGCTGGCAAGATGCTGAAATACAGCCTATGCAGTTAATAAATAAGGCAAGTGAGGAGAGAAAGACGTATTTAACGACGATTGATCTTCGGGATTTTTCGATTGCCCAGCTTGGTACTCCAGAAATAGAAGATGTAGCATTGGAAAATAAAATCACCAAAGACTTTGCTTTGGCTTGGACTGATTCACCTTACAGGCGCAATTACAGTTGGGATATTCAAATTGGTCGAGATCTATATTTGGTAGATTTCAAATCAGGTACAAAAACACTGATAGAAAAAAATGTCTCTGGAACACCCAGACTCTCTCCATCAGGGAAGTATGCTTATTGGTATGATTCAAGGGATAGTTCTTGGGTAGCAACTGACATTCCGTCTAATACCAAAATTAATCTGACTAAAAATCTTCCAGTCTATTTTCACGATGAGCTTCATGATTCTCCGTCCTTACCCGGAAGCTATGGGGCTGAAGGTTGGTTAGAAGATGATGCAGCCATTCTTATTAATGATCGATATGATATTTGGAAAATCGATCCAAAGAATCCTGCTGCAGCTGTTAACCTTACTATGGGAATAGGACGAAAAGATCACCTAACCTTCAGGAGGGAAAGTTTAAAGCCCGATGAAACCTCCATCGACCCGAATGAAGAATTGATTCTATCAGCGTTTAATGAAGAGACGAAGGAAAGTGGTTTTTACAGCACGAGCTACAATGGAAATCAGATTCCCAAAAAGTTGATTCTTTCCGCTCATCGGTATTTTGGCTTGATAAAAGCGAAGGAAAGTAAACAGGTTTTGGTTCGTCGGTCTACCTATCAGGAAAATCCTGATCTGTTTATTTCGGACTTAAGTTTCAAATCACTCTCGAAGGCCTCCCATCTAAATCCTCAGCAATCTGAGATCAAATGGGGAAGTGCGGAATTAGTTTCTTACTTAACGAATGATGGGACTCCTTTACAGGGGCTTCTTTTCAAGCCTGAAAATTTTGATCCTGAAAAGAAGTATCCAATGATGGTCTATTTTTACGAGCGAAGCAGCGACACTTTCCACAATTATCGAGCTCCAGCTCCTAGTCGATCGACCATTAACATACCTTACTTTGTAAGCAATGATTACTTAGTATTTGTCCCTGATATCAAATATGATCTTGGATTACCAGGACCTAGCGCCTATGATTGTATCATTCCAGGGGTTCAGGCAGTAATTGCAAAAGGAGGTGTAGATACTGAAAATATGGCGATTCAGGGTCAAAGCTGGGGAGGATATCAGGTAGCTTATCTGATTACAAGAACGAATATGTTTAAAGCTGCTGGGGCTGGTGCTCCAGTTGTAAATATGACTTCTGCCTATGGAGGTATTCGATGGGGGACAGGGATGAGTAGAATGTTTCAATACGAGCAGACTCAATCCAGAATAGGGGGGACCTTGTGGGAAAAGCCACTTTATTATCTGGAAAATTCTCCCTTGTTTACTATGGATCGAGTTCAAACTCCTGTTTTAATCATGCATAATGATGCTGATGGCGCTGTGCCTTGGTATCAGGGTATAGAGATGTTTATGGCCTTAAAAAGATTGAATAAGCCAGCATGGTTGCTTCAATACAATGGCGAAGATCATAATCTTACTCAACGAAAGAATGCCAAAGATTTATCCATCAGATTAAGTCAGTTCTTTGATCATTATCTGAAAGGTGCTCCAGCGCCTCTTTGGATGACGGAGGGTCTCCCGGCAGTTGAAAAAGGAAGGACACTCAAATATGAGTTAGAAAACTAA
- a CDS encoding M14 family metallopeptidase, with amino-acid sequence MYKFLFVIFVFCASLSVSAQVKDFHKERLFPEKNTESKFYTVSGQRHGPSFFKKIHFPEVEYAPSERLTFDKYHTVDVMYHWYEKWAEQYPEIVDLYVIDYSFEGRPIYQMTITNKKTGKDTNKPAAYFEGGRHSGEITSSESILWLTQFLLENYNKDPEITALIDSKAIYLRPQNNPDGSNMYLFTEQRNRSTVKPNDTDRDGLIDEDPEEDLDGDGIIYQMRKKAVTADEKEKANFIIDTKDPKGRLMKRTFPGKGDYLMYTEGIDNDGDGSYNEDGVGGLDLHRNYPENWRPNSGGDLTGRGYTQFGAGEYPLSEVETRSTALWVLSHPNISVVNSMDTRVPMHLRPPSTSKAEERMYPQDLEIYKEMDQLGLSYTAYPWAGDVYETYATRYKVNSMTGDPLKPEPLFGHGPDFGYFYYGSIWYGDELWNNGAMKDYDGDGIYDDYDGLMWDDEENGGKGFKPWTKFNHPILGEVELGGFHPKFFGQNGPPWQLEDWAKKQALFNLAMAKRLPQLTIADLNVKKLSGGEFEITIKWVNSGQLPVALEQAKLVKIVQEDRVSLDFEKELTKGYEEAKVKIISPSLYDKTIYAGYTGVGETKTATFRVQLNGVESVKGKIKLSSTRGGYFEKEFTLD; translated from the coding sequence ATGTATAAGTTTCTCTTTGTAATTTTCGTGTTTTGCGCGTCTTTATCTGTCAGCGCTCAAGTAAAAGATTTCCATAAGGAAAGGCTTTTCCCAGAAAAAAATACAGAATCAAAATTTTATACGGTATCAGGGCAAAGGCATGGTCCTTCCTTTTTTAAAAAAATCCATTTCCCTGAGGTTGAATATGCTCCCTCAGAAAGGTTAACTTTTGATAAGTATCATACCGTTGATGTCATGTACCATTGGTACGAAAAATGGGCAGAGCAATATCCTGAGATTGTGGATTTATATGTTATTGATTATTCATTTGAAGGAAGACCTATTTATCAAATGACTATAACCAACAAAAAAACAGGAAAAGATACCAATAAGCCAGCGGCGTACTTTGAAGGCGGTAGACATTCGGGTGAGATTACTTCAAGTGAGTCGATTCTTTGGTTGACCCAATTCCTATTGGAGAATTATAACAAAGATCCTGAAATAACGGCTTTGATTGATTCAAAAGCCATTTATCTCAGACCTCAGAATAATCCAGATGGTTCAAATATGTATTTGTTTACTGAACAGCGTAATCGAAGTACTGTTAAGCCAAATGATACAGATCGAGATGGTCTTATTGATGAAGATCCAGAGGAAGATTTAGATGGAGATGGTATAATTTACCAAATGAGAAAGAAGGCAGTTACTGCTGATGAAAAAGAAAAGGCAAATTTTATAATAGACACCAAAGATCCCAAGGGTAGATTGATGAAGCGTACCTTCCCTGGAAAAGGGGATTATTTAATGTACACAGAAGGAATTGACAATGATGGGGACGGATCCTATAATGAGGATGGGGTTGGAGGATTGGATTTACATCGAAACTACCCAGAAAACTGGAGACCTAATTCGGGAGGTGATTTGACAGGTCGGGGATATACTCAATTCGGCGCTGGAGAATATCCATTAAGTGAAGTTGAAACTCGGTCTACTGCATTATGGGTGCTTAGTCATCCCAATATCTCGGTAGTAAATTCGATGGATACCCGAGTTCCTATGCATTTAAGACCACCTTCAACTTCCAAAGCGGAAGAAAGAATGTATCCTCAAGATTTGGAGATTTACAAAGAAATGGATCAGTTGGGATTGTCTTACACTGCTTATCCTTGGGCAGGTGATGTTTATGAAACCTATGCTACTCGATATAAGGTGAATTCAATGACTGGTGATCCTTTAAAACCTGAACCCTTATTCGGTCATGGTCCTGATTTTGGTTATTTCTACTATGGTAGCATTTGGTATGGTGATGAATTGTGGAATAATGGAGCGATGAAGGATTATGATGGAGATGGGATTTACGACGATTACGACGGTCTCATGTGGGATGATGAGGAAAACGGAGGCAAAGGATTTAAACCATGGACTAAATTCAATCACCCAATATTGGGTGAAGTTGAACTAGGTGGCTTTCACCCTAAATTTTTTGGACAAAATGGCCCTCCTTGGCAACTTGAAGATTGGGCGAAAAAGCAGGCTTTGTTTAACCTAGCCATGGCAAAGCGACTTCCTCAGTTAACAATTGCAGATTTGAATGTTAAAAAGCTAAGTGGTGGGGAATTTGAAATAACCATCAAATGGGTCAATTCCGGTCAACTTCCTGTAGCCTTGGAACAAGCTAAACTGGTGAAAATTGTTCAAGAGGATCGAGTATCACTCGATTTCGAAAAAGAGCTAACCAAAGGTTATGAGGAGGCAAAAGTTAAAATCATTTCTCCTTCATTATATGATAAGACCATTTATGCCGGTTATACAGGAGTGGGCGAAACGAAGACTGCAACATTTAGAGTCCAATTAAATGGGGTAGAATCGGTAAAGGGTAAAATTAAACTCTCTTCCACCCGTGGAGGATATTTTGAAAAGGAATTTACGCTTGATTAA
- a CDS encoding Lrp/AsnC ligand binding domain-containing protein — translation MDKILDIDNIDLKIISLLNEDAKTPYTEIAKKVFVSSGTVHVRMKKLEDMGIVKSATLNIDFSKLGYDISAFLGIYLEKSSLYDNVIEKLKEITEVVSAYYTTGNYSIFAKIICRDTNHLRLVLDQIQKVDGIDRTETLIVLEESINRPIQFFGKEK, via the coding sequence ATGGATAAAATTTTAGATATTGATAACATTGATCTAAAAATCATTTCGCTTCTTAACGAAGACGCTAAGACCCCATATACTGAAATTGCGAAAAAAGTATTTGTCTCCTCAGGCACAGTACACGTACGCATGAAAAAACTCGAAGACATGGGGATTGTGAAAAGTGCGACATTAAACATAGATTTTTCCAAATTGGGCTATGATATCTCAGCCTTCTTGGGAATCTACCTTGAGAAGAGTAGCCTATATGATAATGTCATCGAAAAACTCAAAGAAATTACAGAGGTAGTAAGCGCCTATTATACCACAGGCAACTATTCCATTTTTGCAAAAATCATTTGTAGAGATACCAATCACCTCAGATTAGTCCTGGATCAAATACAAAAGGTAGATGGTATCGACAGGACAGAAACTTTGATCGTTCTTGAGGAAAGTATTAATAGACCAATTCAGTTTTTCGGGAAGGAAAAATAA
- the sufB gene encoding Fe-S cluster assembly protein SufB, with product MSKDNQILEELTSKDYEHGWSVNYETDEAPAGLNEDIIRWISSKKEEPEWLLEWRLKAFKTWQTMTEPEWANVHYPKVNFQALKYYSAPKQAKKTKSLNEVDPELLAIYERLGISLNEQKRLQGIAVDAVLDSVSVATTFKDTLGKLGIVFCSFSEAVKEHPELVKKYLGSVVPMTDNYYAALNSAVFSDGSFCYIPKGVRCPMELSTYFRINAANTGQFERTLIIADDSSYVSYLEGCTAPQRDENQLHAAVVEIYAGAHAEVKYSTVQNWFPGDKEGKGGIYNFVTKRGICAGDHSKISWTQVETGSAVTWKYPSCILKGDNSIGEFYSVAVTNNYQQADTGTKMIHIGKNTKSRIVSKGISAGKSQNSYRGQVQVMKRADNARNFSQCDSLLMGDRCGAHTFPYIDIQNSTAKVEHEATTSKIGEDQIFYCNQRGISTEDAVALIVNGYAKEVLNQLPMEFAVEAQKLLALTLEGSVG from the coding sequence ATGAGCAAAGACAATCAAATTTTAGAAGAATTAACCTCGAAAGATTACGAGCACGGCTGGTCAGTAAATTATGAAACTGATGAGGCTCCAGCTGGTCTTAATGAAGATATTATCAGATGGATCTCCTCCAAAAAAGAGGAACCAGAGTGGCTTTTGGAATGGAGGTTAAAAGCTTTTAAAACTTGGCAAACTATGACTGAACCGGAATGGGCTAATGTCCATTATCCTAAAGTCAATTTCCAAGCTCTAAAATACTATTCTGCTCCCAAGCAAGCGAAAAAGACTAAAAGTCTAAATGAAGTAGATCCTGAGCTCTTGGCAATTTACGAACGTTTGGGCATCTCTTTAAATGAGCAAAAAAGACTTCAAGGTATCGCAGTGGATGCAGTTTTAGACTCTGTATCTGTGGCAACCACTTTCAAGGATACCCTTGGAAAATTGGGAATTGTATTTTGTTCTTTCAGCGAGGCAGTAAAAGAACATCCTGAGCTTGTAAAAAAATACTTGGGTTCAGTAGTCCCAATGACTGACAATTATTATGCAGCGTTAAATTCAGCTGTATTCTCTGATGGTTCATTCTGTTATATTCCAAAAGGCGTTAGATGTCCTATGGAATTATCCACCTATTTCCGAATCAATGCGGCAAATACGGGTCAGTTTGAAAGAACTCTAATTATCGCGGATGATTCTTCCTATGTTTCTTATTTAGAAGGGTGTACCGCACCTCAGAGAGATGAAAATCAGCTTCACGCAGCAGTTGTTGAAATTTATGCTGGTGCACATGCAGAGGTAAAATACTCAACGGTTCAAAACTGGTTCCCAGGTGATAAAGAAGGAAAAGGCGGTATTTACAACTTCGTAACGAAAAGAGGAATTTGTGCAGGTGACCATTCAAAAATTTCTTGGACACAAGTAGAGACAGGTTCTGCTGTTACTTGGAAATATCCTTCATGTATTCTCAAAGGTGACAATTCGATTGGAGAATTTTATTCAGTAGCTGTTACCAATAACTATCAGCAGGCAGATACAGGGACCAAAATGATTCATATTGGAAAAAACACCAAGTCTCGAATTGTATCAAAAGGTATTTCAGCTGGAAAATCTCAAAATTCCTATAGAGGCCAAGTTCAAGTAATGAAACGGGCTGACAATGCTAGGAATTTTTCTCAATGTGATTCCCTTCTAATGGGCGATCGATGTGGAGCACATACGTTCCCATACATCGATATTCAAAATTCTACTGCAAAAGTGGAACATGAAGCCACCACTTCCAAAATTGGAGAGGATCAAATATTCTATTGCAACCAACGAGGAATTTCTACTGAAGATGCTGTAGCACTCATTGTAAATGGCTATGCAAAAGAGGTATTGAATCAGTTGCCTATGGAATTTGCAGTTGAAGCCCAGAAACTTCTTGCACTTACCCTAGAAGGATCCGTCGGATAA
- the sufC gene encoding Fe-S cluster assembly ATPase SufC encodes MLSIKNLHASIEGTPILRGINLEVKAGEVHAIMGPNGSGKSTLASVLAGREEYEVTDGEVTFQGKELLEMAPEDRAREGIFLAFQYPVEIPGVSSTNFLRTALNQVREYRGLPALDAVKFLSLMKEKMSLVEIDQKLLSRSLNEGFSGGEKKRNEIFQMAMLEPTLSILDETDSGLDIDALRIVSNGVNKLKSDKTATIVVTHYQRLLDYIVPDYVHVLYKGRIVKSGTKELALELEEKGYDWIKEEVDSATAL; translated from the coding sequence ATGCTATCTATAAAAAATCTTCACGCATCTATTGAAGGTACTCCTATCCTTAGAGGAATAAATCTTGAAGTAAAAGCAGGAGAAGTCCATGCAATCATGGGACCAAATGGTTCTGGTAAATCTACTTTAGCCTCTGTTTTAGCCGGAAGAGAAGAATATGAAGTCACTGACGGAGAGGTAACTTTCCAAGGTAAGGAGCTTTTGGAAATGGCTCCTGAAGATCGAGCTAGAGAAGGTATCTTTCTAGCCTTTCAATATCCAGTGGAAATTCCTGGTGTATCTTCTACAAACTTTCTAAGAACTGCCCTAAACCAAGTTAGAGAATATAGAGGCCTTCCAGCACTGGATGCTGTCAAATTTCTTTCCCTGATGAAAGAAAAGATGTCTTTGGTAGAAATTGACCAAAAACTACTTTCTCGATCACTTAACGAAGGCTTTTCGGGTGGAGAGAAAAAAAGAAACGAAATTTTCCAAATGGCAATGTTGGAGCCTACCCTTTCCATTCTGGATGAAACTGATTCCGGATTGGACATTGATGCACTTCGAATTGTCTCCAATGGAGTTAATAAATTGAAGTCTGACAAAACGGCTACAATTGTGGTTACCCACTATCAGCGATTGCTGGATTACATTGTCCCAGACTATGTTCACGTTTTATATAAAGGTAGAATTGTAAAATCCGGAACTAAGGAGCTTGCCCTTGAACTGGAGGAAAAAGGATACGATTGGATCAAAGAAGAAGTTGATTCTGCAACAGCACTTTAA
- the sufD gene encoding Fe-S cluster assembly protein SufD encodes MSTLTLQDTITGLVAASPENFQNLRKEALVAFNTQGLPALKAEEYKFTSITKKLESSIGTFKPAKAFSVTPKMVKSSVHEGFEGKILVFSNGFFLEELSDLPDGVNIGRLSDQSDEIGSIAKANKDPFSALNQATFQEGVFISIPKKTKVEQPILLLSFHKEEDGKVIQPRVWIEAGDFAEATFIEQSISVSDNSYFVNRVVEIKGGQNSILNYYRVQNESRNCIEVSNIETDIQQDGRFTAVTVSLTGDMVRNNLSLNLLGSNSEGNMYGIYLLNGKTHVDNHTNVDHTIPHAESNELYKGILADQSRGVFNGKIFVRQDAQKTNAFQQNNNILLSEDAIINTKPQLEIWADDVKCSHGCTVGQLDEEALFYLQARGIDKTNAKGLLLYAFVGEVLEKVEVESFQSYLESLIQERLGSKF; translated from the coding sequence ATGAGTACCTTGACCCTACAAGATACAATAACAGGCTTGGTTGCTGCTAGCCCTGAGAATTTCCAAAACTTACGAAAAGAGGCCTTAGTTGCCTTTAATACCCAAGGGTTACCTGCCTTAAAAGCCGAAGAATATAAATTCACTTCGATTACTAAGAAACTTGAAAGTTCGATTGGTACTTTCAAGCCTGCTAAGGCCTTTTCAGTCACACCTAAAATGGTAAAATCTTCGGTACATGAAGGTTTCGAAGGAAAAATCTTAGTATTCAGTAATGGCTTTTTCCTCGAGGAACTTTCAGACCTTCCTGATGGAGTGAATATTGGCAGGTTATCTGATCAATCGGATGAAATTGGAAGTATCGCTAAAGCAAACAAAGATCCTTTTAGTGCCTTAAATCAAGCCACATTTCAAGAGGGAGTCTTTATTTCTATTCCAAAGAAAACCAAAGTTGAACAGCCCATCTTATTGCTTTCTTTTCACAAAGAAGAAGATGGAAAAGTAATTCAACCTCGAGTTTGGATCGAAGCGGGAGATTTTGCAGAGGCTACCTTTATTGAACAATCAATCAGCGTTTCGGATAATTCCTATTTTGTAAACCGAGTGGTTGAAATTAAGGGTGGACAAAACTCAATCCTGAATTATTATAGGGTTCAGAATGAGTCAAGAAACTGCATAGAAGTCAGCAATATCGAAACTGATATTCAGCAAGATGGAAGATTTACTGCAGTTACTGTGTCCCTGACTGGAGATATGGTTAGGAATAATCTAAGCTTAAATTTATTAGGAAGTAATTCTGAAGGTAATATGTATGGCATCTACTTGCTCAATGGCAAAACTCATGTGGATAACCATACCAACGTTGACCATACTATTCCTCATGCTGAATCGAATGAACTTTACAAAGGAATTCTAGCTGACCAAAGCCGAGGTGTATTCAACGGTAAAATCTTTGTAAGGCAGGATGCCCAAAAAACCAATGCCTTTCAGCAGAACAACAATATTCTTCTTTCAGAAGACGCCATCATCAATACCAAACCACAGCTTGAAATTTGGGCGGACGATGTCAAATGCTCCCATGGTTGTACCGTTGGACAATTAGACGAAGAAGCACTTTTCTATCTTCAGGCAAGAGGAATCGACAAAACCAATGCAAAAGGTCTCCTTTTATACGCATTTGTGGGAGAAGTCTTAGAGAAAGTAGAAGTAGAAAGCTTTCAATCTTACCTTGAATCTCTAATTCAAGAAAGATTGGGTAGCAAATTCTAA
- a CDS encoding cysteine desulfurase, translating to MSLPISQIRGMFPVLHQEVHGKPLIYFDNAATTQKPIAVIESLKNYYETDNSNIHRGAHALADRATRYFEETRESVRDFLGARESAEVIFTKGTTEGINLVAKTFGRKFIQKGDEIIISTMEHHSNIVPWQMLCEENGANLKVIPITDSGELIWDEFEKLLSHKTKLVSIVHASNALGTINPVKKIIEASHRFGAKVLLDGAQSTSHLDIDVVDLDCDFLVCSAHKLYGPTGLGILYGKREILEEMPPFLGGGEMIKEVSFEKTTYNEIPFKFEAGTPNIGDVIAFNPALDFIKSLGKPAIRAHEDSLLNYANSLLEGVKGFIPVGTTKEKVSVLSFNIAQMHPFDVGQMLDARGIAVRTGHHCTQPLMKRFGLEGTVRASFAVYNTKSEIETFAEAVARIASFKNK from the coding sequence ATGAGCTTACCAATATCTCAAATCAGGGGCATGTTTCCAGTTCTTCACCAAGAAGTACATGGCAAGCCCTTGATTTATTTTGATAATGCTGCAACGACCCAAAAGCCTATTGCAGTAATTGAATCCTTAAAAAACTATTACGAAACGGATAACTCTAATATTCACAGAGGAGCCCATGCATTAGCTGATCGAGCTACTAGGTATTTTGAGGAAACACGTGAATCGGTTCGTGATTTTTTAGGCGCACGGGAGTCAGCTGAGGTGATTTTTACCAAAGGTACCACAGAAGGGATTAATCTTGTAGCCAAAACATTTGGGCGAAAATTTATCCAAAAAGGAGATGAAATTATCATTTCCACAATGGAGCATCACTCCAATATTGTTCCTTGGCAAATGCTCTGCGAAGAAAATGGAGCGAATTTGAAGGTTATTCCGATAACTGATTCTGGAGAACTGATTTGGGATGAGTTTGAAAAATTATTAAGCCATAAAACAAAACTGGTCAGTATTGTTCATGCTTCAAATGCATTAGGAACGATCAATCCAGTCAAAAAAATAATTGAGGCCTCACACCGATTTGGCGCCAAAGTTCTCCTAGATGGAGCACAATCGACTTCCCACCTGGATATTGATGTAGTAGATTTGGACTGTGATTTTCTGGTTTGCTCTGCGCATAAACTTTATGGGCCTACCGGACTTGGAATCCTTTATGGAAAACGAGAAATCTTGGAGGAAATGCCTCCCTTTCTTGGCGGTGGAGAAATGATAAAGGAAGTATCCTTTGAAAAAACGACCTACAACGAAATCCCATTCAAATTTGAGGCAGGCACTCCAAATATCGGTGATGTAATTGCCTTTAATCCCGCATTGGACTTTATTAAATCTTTGGGCAAGCCGGCAATCCGAGCGCATGAGGATTCTTTACTCAACTATGCCAATTCCTTATTGGAGGGAGTAAAAGGCTTTATCCCAGTTGGGACAACAAAGGAAAAAGTATCTGTGCTATCCTTCAACATTGCACAAATGCACCCTTTCGATGTAGGACAAATGCTAGATGCTAGAGGGATTGCCGTGCGGACTGGACACCATTGTACCCAACCACTTATGAAACGTTTTGGACTTGAGGGAACTGTTCGCGCGTCATTTGCAGTTTATAATACCAAATCAGAAATTGAGACCTTTGCTGAGGCGGTTGCCCGAATTGCTAGCTTTAAAAACAAATGA
- a CDS encoding SufE family protein, which produces MSTIHQIQNEIISEFEILGDDKESTIFYIMELGSSLAPFPESDRTEENIIKGCQSKVWLTAQEKEGKIEYSADSNTDITKGLISLLIRILNYRSPQEILDADLFFLDRIGMGGIIGSQRSNGLAAMIKQMKLYAIAFQTKQNA; this is translated from the coding sequence ATGAGTACCATTCACCAAATCCAAAATGAAATTATCTCCGAATTTGAAATTCTTGGAGATGATAAGGAGTCAACCATTTTTTACATTATGGAGCTCGGATCGAGTTTGGCTCCCTTTCCGGAATCAGATCGAACTGAAGAAAACATCATTAAAGGATGTCAATCCAAAGTGTGGTTAACTGCCCAGGAAAAGGAGGGTAAAATCGAATATTCAGCAGACTCAAATACTGACATTACCAAAGGTTTGATTTCACTTTTAATTCGAATTTTGAACTACCGAAGTCCTCAAGAAATTCTGGATGCTGATTTGTTTTTCTTGGATCGAATCGGAATGGGAGGAATCATAGGAAGTCAACGATCAAATGGGCTAGCTGCCATGATCAAGCAAATGAAACTTTACGCAATCGCCTTTCAAACCAAGCAAAACGCCTGA
- a CDS encoding iron-sulfur cluster assembly protein, translating into METAEKSESTGQVENLRDKVVMAIKQVYDPEIPVDVYELGLIYEITVYPVNNVYVQMTLTSPNCPSAEFIPTEVKDKIQQIQGINNVEVEVTFDPPYSQDMMSEAAKLELGFL; encoded by the coding sequence ATGGAGACAGCTGAAAAATCGGAAAGCACCGGGCAAGTAGAAAACTTGAGGGATAAAGTGGTCATGGCAATCAAGCAAGTGTATGACCCTGAAATTCCCGTTGATGTATATGAATTGGGACTTATCTATGAGATTACTGTATATCCAGTAAATAATGTGTATGTACAGATGACCTTGACCTCTCCCAATTGCCCCTCCGCAGAATTTATACCTACTGAGGTGAAAGATAAAATTCAACAGATTCAAGGAATCAATAATGTGGAAGTAGAAGTCACTTTTGATCCTCCTTATTCTCAGGATATGATGTCTGAAGCCGCAAAATTAGAATTAGGATTTCTTTAA